The following proteins are co-located in the Camelina sativa cultivar DH55 chromosome 12, Cs, whole genome shotgun sequence genome:
- the LOC104733567 gene encoding uncharacterized protein LOC104733567, which produces MAAMIQKATDKAPQVGLMLEATQRTPFSRRLATTVVKRAVKPRLGHYDGTVDPRDFLLTFGVALGPLQLSPAEYDAGACQVFAEHLTGTALSWFSRLPPGLIDSIRELITEFLKQFSVLIEDKNSHADLYALTQHKGESLRSFIGRFKEVYVNISIPDAAAIVALRNALWYESRFKEELSLTHVETVAEALLRAAKHIGLEEEKAINAKKHSSEASAITRQPIAAAPKVDYVEPRQHFTKNQDRTRRTFAIGENKYIRKEGAENSATSYCDYHQSNTHSTDECHYLQRILMERYKKGAIVVEPDRSKTARPGRNDAKRAENIARKFVKDSKILADQSEDEMEIPNLLAERREDSGHEKRPHTDRKPDQRPPTIRRINMIMGGLAGCNDSVRAIRDYTKKAEMTKSWPSRFEAESMPITFDGKDLEGLDLPHNDPLVVELLIGESEVTRILIDTGSSVNVIFRDVLAKMEIGERDIMPECHSLTGFDGDHLMSVGTITLPIFVAGIARYFRFAVIDKPTIYNVILGTPWIHKMKAVPSTYHQCVKFPTSKGVYTLRGNQQTARACFLIEHKLRTGKKL; this is translated from the coding sequence ATGGCCGCAATGATCCAGAAAGCGACGGATAAGGCACCCCAAGTCGGACTCATGCTCGAGGCAACACAGCGAACTCCATTCTCCCGACGACTCGCTACAACAGTGGTCAAACGAGCGGTCAAGCCAAGGTTGGGCCATTATGATGGAACAGTCGACCCACGAGACTTCTTGCTCACCTTTGGCGTGGCCCTCGGCCCGTTGCAGCTCAGCCCGGCGGAGTACGACGCAGGAGCTTGTCAAGTTTTCGCCGAACACTTGACGGGAACCGCCTTGAGTTGGTTCTCGAGGCTACCACCAGGATTAATCGACAGCATCAGGGAACTGATAACTGAGTTTCTGAAGCAGTTCTCTGTTTTAATTGAGGACAAGAATTCCCACGCCGACTTATATGCCTTAACCCAGCACAAGGGGGAATCGCTTCGGTCCTTTATTGGACGATTCAAGGAGGTTTATGTCAACATCTCAATCCCCGATGCGGCCGCAATCGTTGCGCTCCGAAACGCACTATGGTATGAATCTCGATTCAAGGAGGAATTATCTTTGACACATGTCGAGACCGTGGCCGAGGCATTACTCCGAGCTGCAAAGCACATTGGgctcgaagaagagaaagctatcAACGCCAAGAAGCATTCCTCGGAGGCAAGTGCAATAACCAGACAGCCTATAGCCGCAGCTCCAAAAGTCGATTATGTCGAGCCACGGCAGCACTTCACCAAGAACCAAGATCGAACTCGCCGAACCTTTGCGATCGGCGAAAACAAGTATATCCGGAAAGAAGGAGCTGAAAATAGCGCAACCTCGTATTGCGACTACCATCAGAGTAATACCCACTCGACAGACGAATGTCATTACCTCCAGAGGATTCTGATGGAACGATACAAGAAAGGCGCAATAGTCGTCGAGCCGGACAGAAGCAAGACAGCCCGACCTGGACGAAATGATGCCAAGCGCGCTGAAAATATCGCTCGAAAGTTCGTCAAAGATTCAAAGATATTAGCCGACCAAAGTGAAGACGAGATGGAAATTCCAAACCTACTAGCTGAACGACGTGAAGACAGCGGTCACGAAAAACGACCGCATACAGACCGCAAGCCTGATCAACGTCCCCCGACTATAAGACGAATCAACATGATAATGGGTGGACTAGCCGGATGTAACGATTCGGTCAGAGCAATCAGAGATTATACTAAGAAAGCCGAAATGACGAAGTCTTGGCCGTCGCGGTTCGAGGCTGAAAGTATGCCAATCACCTTTGACGGAAAAGACCTGGAAGGTTTGGACCTACCGCACAACGACCCGTTGGTCGTCGAGCTCTTGATCGGTGAAAGCGAGGTGACGAGAATATTGATCGACACTGGAAGCTCGGTCAACGTCATCTTCAGAGACGTCTTGGCGAAAATGGAAATCGGCGAGCGGGACATTATGCCAGAGTGTCACTCTTTGACGGGTTTCGACGGGGATCACCTTATGTCCGTCGGCACAATTACTTTGCCGATCTTCGTTGCGGGGATAGCCAGGTATTTCCGTTTCGCAGTCATCGACAAGCCGACAATCTACAACGTCATCCTCGGCACCCCGTGGATCCACAAGATGAAAGCCGTCCCATcaacgtaccatcagtgcgttaAATTCCCAACTTCAAAAGGGGTGTACACGTTGCGCGGCAACCAGCAAACCGCACGAGCCTGTTTTCTGATCGAGCATAAGCTTCGCACCGGAAAGAAattatag
- the LOC104733568 gene encoding uncharacterized protein LOC104733568, protein MRAVRLSVRRRTRSPRPSDSSSTDSDAAQFEEIKRRLAPGSAVPSSSGLTFKIPSLIDEPMNDGLSSPNLDDVPLPTVNLFNHMPATSIKIDAVVDALRIGKLKVDVTVVADRPRKLNTRPKILIPNAFQRPWDAPSGFICLSEKYFTECGLTXNASARYRQAPEPSSRSAPRQDVRRGSDPPAAGSSKKVPPSPRRAAETRQRSPPPNRHTGPEETLPRRKVDGTSGRIADPPQRSQKRKDGPEQEPSVPLKKSKSVDFSWDFAHSSGARPFPSDSQSCAELFRKIHYGEGRLSSVERMKESDAVTEVAQASFEFIARINRMATRYERRVRDLERSGASNERIERLEAQLGEAVRSNQRLSDLVAKLEHHRSGLIKERDSLSTKLKESEASCNGLKLTLSSETRRLRDRRDEYGHHERINAFHEVAGRVQRLLAKHKSHAEAVEASREKFLEYNQAVGNVQMLETLAAEGRISLLDEELKGQVVTVMNQLKDEVEEFDLPDISDADFDLSQIFAGPLPPIPTWIASPISGNTEGHTDEGGDERSESGEIGGEELDEQEQVDDRPSDGVEAQVTDQPSHGVEEQVPDCSADGLPRPSTPGRESPVAGLVS, encoded by the exons ATGCGGGCCGTACGCCt GTCTGTTCGCCGTCGAACTCGTTCTCCAAGACCCTCTGACTCGTCTTCGACGGATTCAGATGCGGCTCAATTCGAAGAGATAAAGCGTCGTCTCGCTCCGGGATCTGCAGTCCCTAGCTCTTCTGGGCTTACTTTCAAGATTCCTTCCTTGATAGACGAGCCTATGAACGATGGCTTGTCTTCTCCTAATTTGGACGATGTCCCTTTGCCGACCGTGAACCTCTTCAATCATATGCCGGCGACGTCGATAAAAATTGATGCGGTAGTTGACGCACTTCGTATCGGGAAATTAAAGGTTGATGTGACAGTTGTTGCGGATCGTCCCAGGAAACTGAACACGAGACCGAAGATCTTGATTCCGAACGCCTTTCAACGTCCCTGGGATGCACCTTCCGGTTTTATTTGTCTTTCAGAGAAATACTTCACCGAGTGTGGACTCACTNCTAATGCATCCGCTCGCTATCGCCAAGCTCCAGAGCCGTCGTCTCGGTCGGCTCCCCGACAGGATGTTCGTCGAGGTTCCGATCCCCCAGCTGCAGGATCGTCCAAAAAGGTCCCCCCTTCCCCTCGTCGAGCTGCGGAAACCCGTCAAAGGTCTCCCCCGCCTAACCGCCATACTGGCCCTGAAGAGACGCTCCCAAGGAGGAAGGTGGACGGGACTTCTGGTCGCATTGCCGACCCTCCACAAAGGTCACAGAAAAGGAAAGATGGCCCTGAACAAGAGCCATCTGTCCCGCTAAAGAAGTCGAAGTCGGTCGACTTCAGCTGGGATTTTGCTCATTCATCTGGAGCTCGTCCCTTTCCATCTGACTCGCAGTCTTGTGCCGAGTTGTTTCGAAAGATCCATTATGGCGAAGGTCGTCTCTCTTCTGTTGAAAGGATGAAAGAGTCCGATGCTGTCACCGAAGTTGCTCAAGCGTCTTTTGAG TTTATTGCGCGTATTAACCGCATGGCTACCCGCTACGAACGTCGTGTTCGAGACCTGGAACGTTCAGGGGCGTCGAATGAGAGGATTGAGCGCCTCGAGGCTCAATTGGGGGAGGCAGTTCGGTCCAACCAGAGGCTTAGCGACCTTGTGGCCAAGCTCGAACATCACCGGAGTGGGCTTATCAAAGAACGGGATTCTCTTTCGACGAAGCTTAAGGAGTCCGAAGCTTCCTGCAATGGTCTGAAGCTAACTCTTAGCTCGGAGACGAGGAGGCTCAGGGATCGGCGTGATGAATATGGGCACCATGAGCGAATCAATGCCTTTCATGAGGTGGCCGGTCGTGTGCAGAGGCTCTTAGCGAAGCATAAAAGCCACGCCGAAGCGGTTGAAGCGTCGCGGGAGAAATTCCTCGAATACAACCAAGCTGTTGGGAACGTTCAAATGCTGGAGACGCTCGCCGCCGAGGGTCGAATTTCCTTGCTTGATGAGGAGCTTAAGGGCCAGGTCGTGACCGTGATGAATCAGCTGAAGGACGAGGTTGAAGAGTTTGATCTGCCAGACATCTCCGACGCTGATTTTGACTTGTCTCAGATTTTCGCCGGGCCTCTCCCCCCAATTCCGACTTGGATCGCTTCCCCAATCAGCGGGAATACGGAGGGTCATACTGATGAGGGCGGGGATGAAAGGTCGGAGAGTGGGGAGATCGGGGGCGAAGAACTGGACGAGCAGGAGCAGGTTGACGACCGTCCTTCAGACGGAGTTGAGGCGCAAGTCACCGACCAACCTTCTCATGGAGTCGAGGAGCAGGTTCCGGACTGTTCTGCCGACGGGTTACCTCGTCCTTCCACTCCTGGGCGCGAGTCTCCGGTTGCTGGTCTAGTCTCGTGA
- the LOC104731902 gene encoding formin-like protein 2 yields MVEARSSKKPTQLGNKEDQNPTKFYSRFIFKALILTVLCAVVPVFLSQTPELANQTRLLELLHLIFVGIAVSYGLFSRRNYDGGGGSSNSDHNKADHHNNNSSHSYVPKILEVSSVFNVGHESESEPSDDSSGDHRKFQTWKNKYHMKIPDVETRFVDRVSSEIRDKPLLLPVRSLNYSRVPDSSGDNSGRWDKVRSKRKILKTLGDDNGDVLPSPIPWSSRSSSSSSKEIESLPSIKNLTTVESQPLIKNLTPSSSLSSPRKSNPLPNLASPPPPPPPPPPLPAFYNSSSRKVQPGIYRVERRESVHKTKFGDGEFHPPPPPPPPPPVEYYKSPPTKFRLSSERRKSSEQKMRRNSPKKVWWSDPIVESKEQNNEKNDQRSNLGSKEVEEFENEEQRRRENEIHNDEVEKKIIEEEGVCESNNVSDVDKKADEFIAKFREQIRLQRIESIKRSANKISASR; encoded by the coding sequence ATGGTGGAAGCAAGAAGCTCGAAGAAACCAACCCAATTGGGTAACAAAGAAGATCAAAACCCTACAAAATTCTACTCTCGGTTCATCTTCAAAGCTCTTATCCTCACCGTGCTCTGCGCCGTCGTACCTGTCTTCCTCTCTCAGACGCCAGAGCTCGCTAACCAAACAAGACTCCTCGAGCTTCTCCACCTTATTTTCGTCGGCATCGCCGTCTCCTACGGCCTCTTCAGCCGCCGTAACTacgacggaggaggaggatcaagcAATAGTGATCACAACAAAGCTGATCATCATAATAACAACAGTTCGCACTCCTATGTCCCTAAGATTCTTGAAGTGTCCTCTGTTTTTAACGTTGGTCACGAGAGTGAATCTGAACCGTCCGATGATTCTTCCGGCGATCACCGTAAGTTTCAGACATGGAAGAACAAGTACCACATGAAAATCCCCGACGTTGAGACTCGTTTCGTCGATCGAGTAAGTTCAGAGATCAGAGACAAACCTCTGCTTTTACCTGTTCGGAGTTTGAACTATTCTCGTGTTCCTGATTCCTCCGGCGATAACTCCGGTCGATGGGATAAAGTGAGATccaaaagaaagattttgaagACTCTCGGTGATGATAACGGTGATGTGCTTCCTTCTCCGATTCCATGGAGCTCaagatcatcttcatcatcgtcaAAGGAGATTGAATCTCTACCGTCCATTAAGAATCTGACTACAGTTGAATCACAACCGTTGATCAAGAATCTgacaccatcttcttctctctcttctccaagAAAGTCGAATCCTTTACCTAATCTTGCATCtccgccacctcctcctccgcctccaccGCCGCTACCGGCTTTTTATAACTCATCGTCGAGAAAGGTTCAACCGGGAATTTATAGGGTTGAGCGGAGGGAATCAGTTCACAAGACAAAATTTGGAGACGGTGAGTTTCATCCTCCGCCgcctccgccaccaccacctccggttGAGTATTACAAGTCACCTCCGACGAAATTCAGATTAAGCAGCGAACGGAGAAAGTCGTCGGagcaaaagatgagaagaaaCTCTCCTAAAAAAGTGTGGTGGTCTGATCCAATCGTGGAATCCAAGGAACAAAACAACGAGAAGAATGATCAAAGAAGTAACTTGGGAAGCAAGGAAGTCGAAGAATTCGAGAatgaagaacagagaagaagagaaaatgaaatCCACAACGACGAGgttgagaagaagataataGAGGAAGAAGGAGTTTGTGAGAGCAACAATGTCAGTGACGTAGACAAGAAGGCAGATGAGTTCATTGCAAAGTTCAGAGAACAGATTAGGTTACAGAGAATCGAGTCTATCAAGAGATCTGCTAATAAGATCTCTGCTTCGAGGTAG
- the LOC104731900 gene encoding probable enoyl-CoA hydratase 2, mitochondrial: protein MSFVKYLRRESLLKLAGKSYLSRNHMLQTCRTLIIETAPPEFVKLNRLTGSDSGIIEVNLDRPVAKNAINNEMLKSLQNTFESIHQDSSAKVVMIKSLVPGVFCAGADLKERRTMSPSEVHTYVNSLRYVFSFIEVLSIPTIAAIEGVALGGGLEMALACDLRICGENAVFGLPETGLAIIPGAGGTQRLSRLVGRSVAKELIFTGRKIDAREAATKGLVNLCVTAGEAHEKAIEMAQQINEKGPLAIKMAKKAINEGIETHISSGLGVEEMCYQQLLHTQDRLEGLAAFAEKRKPLYTGK from the exons ATGAGCTTCGTCAAGTACCTCCGCCGAGAAAGTTTGCTCAAATTAGCCGGAAAATCATATCTCAGCCGTAATCACATGCTTCAGACCTGCCGGACTCTTATAATCGAAACCGCTCCACCTGAATTTGTCAAGCTTAATCGTCTAACTGGTTCCGATTCCG GTATAATCGAAGTCAATCTAGATAGGCCTGTTGCCAAAAATGCCATTAATAACGAGATGCTGAAAAGTCTCCAGAACACATTTGAGTCCATACATCAAGATAGTTCAGCTAAGGTTGTCATGATCAAAAGTCTGGTTCCTGGAGTTTTCTGTGCTGGTGCAGATCTGAAG GAACGTAGAACTATGAGTCCATCTGAGGTTCACACATATGTCAACTCGTTGCGCTACGTGTTCTCGTTCATAGAG GTACTGAGTATCCCAACTATTGCTGCAATAGAAGGTGTGGCACTGGGAGGTGGACTCGAAATGGCTCTAGCTTGTGATCTTCGAATCTGTG GCGAAAACGCAGTATTTGGCTTACCTGAAACAGGACTTGCTATAATCCctgg AGCTGGTGGGACACAGAGGCTCTCGAGGCTGGTTGGGAGATCGGTAGCAAAGGAACTTATATTCACCGGTCGAAAGATTGATGCAAGAGAAGCTGCAACTAAAG GGCTTGTGAACCTTTGTGTTACGGCAGGTGAGGCTCATGAGAAAGCAATTGAAATGGCACAGCAGATAAATGAAAAAGGTCCATTGGCTATAAAGATGGCGAAGAAAGCGATTAATGAAGGAATAGAGACGCATATAAGTTCGGGTTTGGGGGTAGAAGAGATGTGTTATCAGCAGCTTCTTCATACTCAAGATCGTCTTGAAGGATTAGCTGCTTTCGCCGAGAAGCGCAAGCCTCTTTACACTGGCAAGTGA
- the LOC104731903 gene encoding homeobox-leucine zipper protein HAT4-like: MMLEKDDLGLSLGLNYQKKQMNLKPNPSVVSVAPSSSSFGLPRRSSWNESFTSSVPNSDSSQKETRTFIRGIDVNIPPSTTEYGDEDAGVSSPNSTVSSSTGKRSEREEDTDPQGSRGGISDDEDGDNSRKKLRLSKDQSAILEETFKDHSTLNPKQKQALAKQLGLRARQVEVWFQNRRARTKLKQTEVDCEFLRRCCENLTEENRRLQKEVTELRALKLSPQFYMHMSPPTTLTMCPSCEHVSVPPPPQAATSVHHRGSLPVNAWAPAARISHGLTFDALRPRS, encoded by the exons atgatgctGGAGAAAGACGACTTGGGTTTAAGCTTAGGCTtgaattatcaaaagaaacagatGAATCTCAAACCAAATCCATCTGTTGTTTCTgttgctccttcttcttcttcttttggattACCCCGTAGATCCTCCTGGAACGAGAGTTTTACTTCTTCAG TTCCAAACTCAGATTCAtctcaaaaagaaacaagaaccttCATCCGTGGAATAGACGTGAACATACCACCGTCGACGACGGAATACGGAGACGAAGACGCCGGAGTATCTTCACCTAACAGCACAGTCTCAAGCTCTACAGGGAAAAGAAGCGAGAGAGAGGAAGACACAGATCCACAAGGCTCAAGAGGAGGAATCAGTGACGATGAAGACGGTGATAACTCCAGGAAAAAACTTAGACTCTCCAAAGATCAATCTGCTATTCTCGAAGAAACCTTCAAAGATCACAGCACTCTCAATCCG aagcagaagcaagCATTGGCTAAGCAACTAGGATTAAGAGCTAGACAAGTGGAAGTTTGGTTTCAGAACAGACGAGCTAG AACAAAGCTGAAGCAGACGGAGGTTGACTGTGAGTTCTTAAGGCGATGCTGCGAGAATCTAACGGAAGAGAACCGCAGGCTACAGAAAGAAGTAACGGAGTTAAGGGCACTTAAGCTCTCTCCTCAGTTCTACATGCACATGAGCCCACCAACCACATTGACCATGTGCCCTTCGTGCGAACACGTGTCGGTCCCTCCACCACCACAGGCTGCAACGTCAGTGCACCACCGAGGGTCGTTACCGGTCAATGCTTGGGCTCCTGCTGCGAGGATCTCTCACGGCTTGACTTTTGACGCTCTTCGTCCTCGGTCCTAA
- the LOC104731901 gene encoding probable enoyl-CoA hydratase 2, mitochondrial — protein MVNTRKLKFSGENAVFGLPETGLAIIPGAGGTQRLSRLVGRSVAKELIFTGRKIDAREAATKGLVNLCVTAGEAHEKAIEMAQQINEKGPLAIKMAKKAINEGIETHISSGLGVEEMCYQQLLHTQDRLEGLAAFAEKRKPLYTGK, from the exons ATGGTTAATACTCGGAAATTGAAATTCTCAGGCGAAAACGCAGTATTTGGCTTACCTGAAACAGGACTTGCTATAATCCctgg AGCTGGTGGGACACAGAGGCTCTCGAGGCTGGTTGGGAGATCGGTAGCAAAGGAACTTATATTCACCGGTCGAAAGATTGATGCAAGAGAAGCTGCAACTAAAG GGCTTGTGAACCTTTGTGTTACGGCAGGTGAGGCTCATGAGAAAGCAATTGAAATGGCACAGCAGATAAATGAAAAAGGTCCATTGGCTATAAAGATGGCGAAGA AAGCGATTAATGAAGGAATAGAGACGCATATAAGTTCGGGTTTGGGGGTAGAAGAGATGTGTTATCAGCAGCTTCTTCATACTCAAGATCGTCTTGAAGGATTAGCTGCTTTCGCCGAGAAGCGCAAGCCTCTTTACACTGGCAAGTGA